From the Synergistaceae bacterium genome, the window GCTGACCCCTCTCTTCCAGAGGGAGAGCTGCGGCTTCGTTTGCTCGCTTCTCGGGCTTCCAAGCGCGCGAAGGCTGGAGAGGGAACTGACCGAAAAGGCGCGCACCCTGCTGAGGACCCTGGGGCTGGAGGGCTACGCCGGGGCGGAGGCCGGGACTCTTCCCTACGGGCTCCAGAGGAAGCTCGAGATAGCGAGGGCGCTCGCCACCGAGCCGACCCTGCTTCTGCTGGACGAACCCGCCGCCGGGATGAACCCGGACGAGACGCGCCGCCTCGCCGACCTGATCGCGGAGGTACGCGAGATGTTCGGCATCACGGTGCTCCTGATAGAACACCACATGGACCTGGTGATGAACATCTGCTCTCCCATAGTGGTGATGAACTTCGGCGCGCTGCTCGCGACCGGATCGCCGGACGAGGTCAGGGCGAACCCGGAGGTCGTGGCCGCCTACCTGGGAGCGGGGAGGGGACGATGAAGGCACTTGACGTCGATAGCATGAGCGTGCACCACGGAGCGGTACACGCGGTACGGGGCATATCATTCTCGGTCGGTGAGGGAG encodes:
- a CDS encoding ABC transporter ATP-binding protein translates to MSDHGALLSVSGLTRDFGGIRAVDSLSFDVHEGSITGIIGPNGAGKTTVFNLITGLCRPTSGAVLFKGAEIGGGRPDAIVRKGIARTFQNIRLFNRRTCLENVLTPLFQRESCGFVCSLLGLPSARRLERELTEKARTLLRTLGLEGYAGAEAGTLPYGLQRKLEIARALATEPTLLLLDEPAAGMNPDETRRLADLIAEVREMFGITVLLIEHHMDLVMNICSPIVVMNFGALLATGSPDEVRANPEVVAAYLGAGRGR